In one Macaca fascicularis isolate 582-1 chromosome 6, T2T-MFA8v1.1 genomic region, the following are encoded:
- the ZNF354B gene encoding zinc finger protein 354B isoform X2, with amino-acid sequence MLENYRNLVSLGLPFTKPKVISLLQQGEDPWKVEKDSSGDSSLGCKSTPKMTKSTQTQDSFQEQMRKRLKRVEPWNFIPERPCIYEEKLKKQQDKNENLQIFSVAHTKILTVDRSHKNVEFGQNFYLKSVFIKQQRFAREKTPSKCEIQRNSFKQNSNLLNQSKIKTAEKRYKCSTCEKSFIHNSSLRKHQKNHTGEKLFKCKECLKAFSQSSALIQHQRTHTGEKPYICKECGKAFSHSASLCKHLRTHTVEKCYRCKECGKSFSRRSGLFIHQKIHAQGNPNKYNPGRKASSCSTSLSGSQKIHLRKKSYLCNECGNTFKSSSSLRYHQRIHTGEKPFKCSECGRAFSQSASLIQHERIHTGEKPYRCNECGKGFTSISRLNRHRIIHTGEKLYTCNECGKALSSHSTLIIHERIHTGEKPCKCKVCGKAFRQSSALIQHQRMHTGERPYKCNECGKTFRCNSSLSNHQRIHTGEKPYRCVECGMSFGQSAALIQHQRIHTGEKPFKCNTCGKTFRQSSSLIAHQRIHTGEKPYECNACGKLFSQRSSLMNHYKIHTEEDSLKADMHV; translated from the coding sequence gatgTAAGAGCACACCTAAAATGACAAAGTCAACTCAAACTCAGGATTCATTTCAGGAGCAGATGAGGAAAAGACTGAAAAGGGTTGAACCCTGGAACTTCATACCAGAAAGACCTTGCATATatgaagagaaattaaagaaacagcaggacaaaaatgaaaatttacaaatattttcagttgCCCATACAAAAATCCTTACTGTAGATAGAAGccataaaaatgttgaatttggCCAAAACTTCTACCTGAAATCAGTCTTCATTAAGCAACAGAGATTTGCTAGAGAAAAAACTCCATCAAAAtgtgaaatacaaagaaatagtTTCAAGCAGAATTCAAATTTACTTAACcaatcaaaaatcaaaacagcAGAGAAACGCTATAAATGCAGTACATGTGAAAAATCCTTCATTCACAATTCATCCCTTCGTAAACATCAGAAAAACCACACtggagaaaaattatttaaatgtaaagaatgttTAAAAGCTTTCAGCCAAAGTTCTGCTCTGATTCAGCATCaaagaactcacacaggagagaaaccctatatatgtaaagaatgtgggaaagccttcagccaTAGTGCATCCCTTTGTAAGCATCTAAGAACCCATACTGTGGAGAAATGCTATAGATGTAAAGAATGTGGTAAATCCTTCAGCCGAAGGTCAGGCCTTTTTATACATCAAAAAATCCATGCTCAAGGAAATCCTAATAAATATAATCCAGGTAGGAAGGCATCTAGTTGCAGCACATCCCTTTCTGGAAGTCAGAAAATTCATCTCAGAAAGAAGTCCTACTtatgtaatgaatgtggcaacACCTTTAAGTCTAGCTCATCCCTTCGTTatcatcagagaattcacacaggagagaaacctttCAAATGTAGTGAATGTGGGAGAGCCTTCAGCCAGAGTGCATCTCTTATTCAACATGaaagaattcacactggagaaaagcccTATCGatgcaatgaatgtgggaaagGCTTTACTTCTATTTCACGACTTAATAGACACCgaataattcatactggagagaaattGTATACTTGTAATGAATGTGGTAAAGCCTTAAGTTCCCACTCAACACTTATTATTCATGAGCGAATTCATACCGGAGAGAAACCCTGTAAATGTAAAgtatgtggaaaagccttcagaCAGAGTTCAGCTCTCATTCAGCATCAGAGAATGCATACTGGAGAAAGACCCTATAAATGTAATGAGTGTGGGAAAACTTTCAGGTGTAACTCATCGCTTAGTAATCaccagagaattcatactggagagaaaccatatcGATGTGTAGAATGTGGGATGTCTTTTGGCCAAAGTGCAGCTCTGATTCAACATCAGAGGATTCATACAGGAGAAAAACCCTTTAAGTGTAATACATGTGGAAAAACTTTTAGACAAAGCTCATCACTTATTGCAcatcaaagaattcatactggagagaaaccttatgaatgtaatGCATGTGGGAAACTCTTTAGCCAGAGGTCATCCCTCATGAATCATTATAAAATTCATACTGAAGAGGACTCCTTAAAAGCCGATATGCATGTGTGA